One Arachis hypogaea cultivar Tifrunner chromosome 2, arahy.Tifrunner.gnm2.J5K5, whole genome shotgun sequence genomic window, gagtttagaatttagggtttagtattttttatttaagatttaaagttttaaatttagtatttatGATCTAAAATTCAAGGTGTAGAATTTAGGGTGACCAGTGGTGGCTGATGGTGACAGTGGTGGTAAACCATCGTATGTGGTCGTTGCCGATGATAGAGATGACCAGCGGTGGTCACTGGTAGCAGCAACCATGGCTAATGGTGAAGGTAGGTGACTTGTGATAATAAGTATGTAAAATTGAAGTGTATATATGTTGAGagggaaaaaataataattttgaaaagaaatagGAATATATATCGGATCTTTTTGAATTATTAACTGATattgactaattttttattagttagcTAGCATAATTAGAATTTATCAACATTTATAGAGCTTAGAAGATTTCATAGATAATAAGCAACTTGCATATATGTGATAATACATAATTAATCAGTCACTAATTAATGGTGAAACTGGAACTGAAATTGTGGTTTTGTTTTGCCATGCAACAATGCTCCTATATCCCCCAAAAATGGTAACCTAAGATATTCCTCCAATGAAAAAGACTCGGAAATAAcaacattataattattattattactactaatATTTTTACTCTTATTACAAGCTGGAATTGCACTAGAAATATCTGAAATTGGCATCAAGCAATTCGCCAAGAGTGCATTCTTTTTCCCTGTGGAATAATTAGAATTAGTAGTACTTGTAGTGGCAGTATTGTAATAATGTGGTTTTGATGGTGATGAAGAAATGCAATTCACTAATTCAAGATCAATCTCAAATAGGTCTTCATCATCATCGTCTTCCATAATCAAGAAATGATGACTATGATCTTGGGGAACCATCACTTCTCTTCTCTTAATAGTAGTCATCACCATGGTACATtatattatatgttattattgtaTGTCACAAACAAGAAATTGCAATTATATTTATAGTGGGAATTTATGGTGGTGGATGTGGCAAGTAGAACGCTCTCCAACAAAtctgaaaagggatgaaattgatgAATTTCGGACCAGCAACtcctcttaattaattaataattaattaattaataattagagcTGCTCCAATATAAAATTCAACGCTCGTGTTGCTGACATATGTGACAAATATTTGTTCCCTAATGTCAAATCCATAAACGTGTGAGAATACATATAAATGACTCTTTCTGCTTAGTTATCCATTTTAAGGGGAAAAAAGAATCAAAACCATATATTTGATGAACACATGAAATTTTAGCAACTATATATTTTAACCATTGTAATAATATAAAGTCCGTTGAAAAGGAGAACTAAATATATCTTATAAAGATGTCATTATTACAAAAATCATTGTtagtgatattttatttttttaccaaataataaaaataactgtTAATATATTTACTGACAATTAGATGATATTAATTGTTTTATATTTTGCCACTAAAATATTTTAGAAGTAATTATATAATTGctggtaaaaatatttttaatgactgcaaaaaatatataattgttattataacatatagtaataataataaatatattatttcacataaatataagttaaataagataTATAGTGACCATTATATTATTGTCACTAGAAATAATTTTTATCTTAGTGTGTGAATACTTCTCtcttattaatatattttgatagGTCATCAGCATAGGATTTTGCTATCATCTCTACCATCAAAAACAAAATCATGAGACATAATATTGtcatttttttaaacatattaataaaaaatataacaaaatctTCGTATAAAACATAATGAGAAGCATGCAGTTGATTCAGTTTCaccaaaatcataacatgaaGTCAAACTTAGAGCTACCTACCTCAACAGAACACTAAATTGTTGCCATATATACTTATAAAGCTAACTAGTTAAGTTACATAATATTTAGAGTGGCGAACTACTTTCCTTCTGAAAGCGTACATGACTTAGAAATCCTAAGATtaattaataaagaataaaaaaaatccaacaagAAGTTGGTATATGGTTAGAATAagggcaatttttttttttttttttgaggggaTGGAAGATCAAaacatttatatgttttatatattGAAGCACAAGATACGTATTGAGCATTGTGGGATCAAAACCATCATTAATAGAGTTTgggaaatgaaaaaagaaaaacctaAATGACCTCTAAGAGGTAAATTAGTTCATTTCCAAATTTCCTTGAATTAATAGGTTTccataaaaaagagagagagaaaaaaattgaGCATTCACAAATTAATAAGAGATTTTTTATCATTGTCaatcaaaaactaaaatttatatcaTTGGTTAAAAGGAATGATGATTATCTATTACAATAACTAACTATATCTATGGTTAGAAGCAAagcaatatctttttttttttttggggtcagGGAAGCAAAGCAATATCTAAATATGAACATTTTTTTTTCCTTGTATCTATTTTGGGCCGAGGTCTTCCTTCCTTGTAAATAACTTCCATTTAAAAAGGTTAGATCAACAAGCCCAACCCGCCAAAAACTTGAAGCCCACATTATATTTGGGCCTACCTTATTAATTACTCTTGTTaattaaaccataaaataatgcaagcccaaaaaaaaatgaaacagtGATTATACGGGTTTAGCTAACATGTATCCTAAAGacatatgataaatttattattagtaaaaaaatttaaatattttttatttaataaatataaaataatacattaaagttttaaattttttatatttttaataaaaaatttcttaatttataaatttaacatgTCCTAAATATATTTCAATATTAACTACTTttgaacattaaaaaaaaaactttgtagAAATCGGTCAAATCTTGATGATAATATTTGAATTTTCAATACTTAATTATTTAAGTATATATTAATGATTTAATTACAAGATAAACCCAAACTGATTTATTGATCTTCCATTTAGACAAGAGAACAAAGGGTCCCCATTAAACCTTTTTGAGTCACGAGACTCACAGTCCATACCCTACTAGTGAACAAAACAACGAGCAAAACACCATCATGTCATTATGTAGAGAAgccaatatatatttatatatacttgTACCATTATTTTATCATGTGACACAACCAAGCCCAAAAAATTAgacatttatcaacatattgaATAATAATGTTTTGTTTTATTTGGTTCTCCTTAGCTTATAAATGCATGGTGGTGTATATACCCTCTTCATTCTCACacataaccccaaaggcaaagAGGAAAGTgcacaaaagaagaaagaaattagggTAAGATAATCCTACTCTTTTCTCCATCTTCTTTGGCATTTACCAATTTCCTTTTTCTTAGTCTTGTTACCTATGTGATGATGATACTCACATCTTCCTCTTCAATTTCTTTCATATTGTTAAatgttaatgaataaatttatttgatTCATATATACATAACCATATCTATCCATTATTATATGTCTATCCTTAATTATAGCTAGGATGTATATACCACATTATgagaataaaaaagagaaataaaatatgttttataAGAATCTGAATACTTTTTTTAGACACGTTTTAATAGGTTAAGTAATTTCTATATAATATAgagaaaactcaggtgcagtcaacttcacgtgaagttgatagttcagagccattaaattatttaaataatttgactaaattttcatctaacgactttcagctatcaacttcacgtgaagctgactgcacctgagtttccatcaTATTAAAATGGACAATATTAttaatgattttataattttatcatttaTATAAAATCTATTTgtcaataatttaatatatatttttggccATATATATGGATATTGTTATAGATGGTATATGCTTGGATTATTGTAGTGGCCATTTTTGTAGCCTATGGTCACTATGATAGGGTACATGGAACCAACAACAGTAATGTGATTTGGAGAAGattacaagaagaagaaaattgcaATTTCTATGAAGGGAGCTGGGTGAGGGATGAATCTTATCCACTTTATGATTCTTTAGCATGTCCCAACATTGATTATCAATTTGATTGTTTGAAATATGGTCGTCAAGATCAAAATTACCTCAAATACCGATGGCAACCTAACAATTGCGATTTACCAaggtttgtaattttttattctgTTCATAATAATATctctcaaaatatatatatatatagtagttattagataaaaattttaattttcatccagAACAAAATAACATAATATATTATCACGTTAGTAAAAATAGTTAATGTTTAAagtaatatatttaaaaagttatgtaaatatataaatataattaaatgaccgtataaaattttttatattattaatgtataaatgtattaatatattttttaaaaaatatttttttttattgtaatatatattatttggaaTGTAATTTTGCAGATGGGATGGGAAAATTTTGTTGGAGAAATTGAGAGGGAAGCAAATAATGTTTGTTGGAGATTCTATTGGCCATGACCAATGGCAATCACTTGTATGCTTACTTCATGCATCTGCACCTGAATCTGCAGTAATACAATCTGATTCAGAACATGCCTCCTTCCACAACTTCACAATCCCAGTTTGTAATTTAACTTTGTCTTAAGCTCTCATATAATTGATATATATTGACTAGAACAAATTATCAATTTAGTCCTGTAAAAATTGAAAATCTGAGATAATTTAGTTCCAAAAATTTCTTCAGAGACAATTTAAAATTTGCCGGTTTCTTTTAAAGGGCTAAATTAATAGTTTattctcaataataataataaaggtagAGTATGTTTTGCCCttaatatttgtgatttttttttaaatagtcttAACGTTTagttttattcaatttatttcttAAGGTTTTTGATTTGTTACAAAATTATCTTTGAACGTTAATTCCATGCAAGACTTTAGGAacaaagttaaaaatttttaaagataatttttttatacaaattaaaaattttaagagacaaaattaaccaaaattaaactttagaaatatttttgaaaaatatcgcaaacgttagggataaaaaatatattttactttaatAATAACAATTTTAAGTGAATTGTGACATAAATATagagatatatttaaaaaatgcTTTTggtaatagataaaaatataatttaattttgatacaataTCATTTATTCAATCACGTAACGccacataaaaaaaattactttttacaTTGACAATGTGAAAAATTATCAAAAACACCAGATGTAAATAGATAACTGAATAAAACAATTTACATTGTTAGTGtattaaaattcaattctaaAAATACGTGTctcatgttataaaattattgtatTTTGTTTCCTTCAAGATGTGTGTTATATCTATTTCATATAGATTTATATAATAAgcatttccattgttatttttcCAGGGCTATGGAATTTCAGTGATTTTTATGAGACAACAATATTTGGTTGATATTGATTATGAGGATAAAATTGGTCGAGTCCTAAAACTTGATTCCATTAAAAATGGGGAGTTATGGAAGAAAATGGACATTTTGGTTTTCAACACTTGGTTCTGGTGGAACCGCAACGATTCTGGAAAACCGTACGAATTTTACAAACTCATATTTATTTGTTGATTATTATTTTTGCTCTACCaaaattatgattaattaataattatgcgCATTATGATTAGTAATAAAATTAAGTGTGTCACcattttaatttgttgttgatGCAGATGGGATTATATTCAGAATGGGGACAAGATTGTCAAAGACATGGATCGTATTGAAGCTTTTAAGTTGGGTTTGACAACATGGGTTAATTGGGTAAATGCAGAGATTAATCCAAACAAGAACAAAGTTTTTTATCAAGGGATTACTCCTTCACATTGGAAGTAAGATTTAAGAAATAATTTCCTTTTTTAGCAAATTTACTAAAAgtgataaaaaatttcaaaaaatgttattagtttaattcttaaaattatatttatttttagttttcgaaaatacaCTTTGCATGTCTTCTGAATCCATTTTACATTTGTATGTATAGATTATTTACGTAAAAtattataattgaattttaatagtAGTCTCTTAAATTCACGattcaatttgatttttcatCTTCGAA contains:
- the LOC112758670 gene encoding protein trichome birefringence-like 41; translation: MHGGVYTLFILTHNPKGKEESAQKKKEIRMVYAWIIVVAIFVAYGHYDRVHGTNNSNVIWRRLQEEENCNFYEGSWVRDESYPLYDSLACPNIDYQFDCLKYGRQDQNYLKYRWQPNNCDLPRWDGKILLEKLRGKQIMFVGDSIGHDQWQSLVCLLHASAPESAVIQSDSEHASFHNFTIPGYGISVIFMRQQYLVDIDYEDKIGRVLKLDSIKNGELWKKMDILVFNTWFWWNRNDSGKPWDYIQNGDKIVKDMDRIEAFKLGLTTWVNWVNAEINPNKNKVFYQGITPSHWKGGEWNEPQVKNCSLETEPLSGSSYPSGLPPQVFIMEDILNKITKPFHLLNITTLSQLRKDAHPSIYNAHRTMDCLHWCVAGLPDTWNLLMYATLITDDN